One genomic segment of Penaeus chinensis breed Huanghai No. 1 chromosome 13, ASM1920278v2, whole genome shotgun sequence includes these proteins:
- the LOC125031757 gene encoding developmentally-regulated GTP-binding protein 2-like, whose product MGILEKIGEIEKEIARTQKNKATEYHLGVLKAKLAKYRTQLLEPQGKKGEKGEGFDVMKSGDARVALIGFPSVGKSTLLSTLTNTQSAAASYEFTTLTCIPGVIDYKGANIQLLDLPGIIEGASQGKGRGRQVIAVARTADLVIMMVDATKAANQKELLTAELESVGIRLNKNKPGIYFKQKKAGGLKFNATCALTRIDEKMVQMILHEYKIFNAEVIFREDCGADDLIDVISANRVYMPCLYVYNKIDQVSIEEVDRIAHTPNTVVVSCNMKLNLDYLLDRTWEALSLLRIYTKKPGRGPDFSDPIILRGGASVEHVCHSIHRSIVAVFKYALVWGRSTKFSPQRVGIHHIMTDEDVIQIVTKK is encoded by the exons ATGGGTATCCTCGAAAAAATAGGCGAAATTGAAAAGGAAATCGCTCGTACGCAGAAGAATAAAG CCACGGAGTACCATCTGGGTGTCCTAAAGGCGAAGTTAGCCAAGTACAGGACACAACTTCTAGAGCctcaggggaagaagggagaaaaaggagaaggctTCGATGTTATGAAAAGTGGAGATGCACGTGTTGCACTTATCGGTTTCCCTTCAGTGGGCAAG TCCACACTGCTGAGCACCCTAACCAACACTCAGAGTGCAGCTGCATCATATGAGTTCACGACGCTAACTTGCATCCCAGGAGTCATTGATTACAAGGGTGCCAACATCCAATTGCTTGATCTTCCAGGTATCATTGAAGGAGCCTCACAGGGCAAGGGTCGAGGCAGACAG GTCATTGCAGTAGCGCGCACTGCTGATCTTGTTATCATGATGGTGGACGCTACTAAAGCTGCAAATCAAAAAGAACTCTTGACTGCTGAACTGGAGTCTGTTGGCATCAGGCTCAACAAGAATAAACCTGGAATCTATTTCAAA CAAAAGAAAGCGGGTGGCCTGAAATTCAACGCCACGTGCGCTCTCACTAGGATTGATGAGAAGATGGTACAGATGATTCTACATGAATACAAGATTTTCAATGCTGAG GTTATATTCAGGGAAGATTGTGGGGCTGATGACTTGATTGATGTGATATCTGCCAACCGTGTTTACATGCCATGCCTCTATGTCTACAACAAGATCGATCAAGTGTCCATTGAAGAAGTTGATAGAATTGCTCACACGCCCAATACTGTGGTGGTTAG TTGCAACATGAAGTTGAACCTTGACTACCTGCTTGACCGTACGTGGGAGGCTCTCTCCCTTCTGCGCATCTATACCAAGAAGCCTGGAAGAGGACCAGACTTCTCTGACCCCATCATCCTACGAGGAGGAGCTTCAGTGGAGCACGTATGCCACTCTATCCATCGGTCAATTGTAGCTGTCTTCAAATATGCTCTTGTTTGG gGGAGGAGTACAAAGTTTAGTCCCCAGCGTGTTGGTATACATCACATTATGACTGATGAAGATGTTATTCAGATTGTTACCAAGAAATAG